A genomic window from Lotus japonicus ecotype B-129 chromosome 1, LjGifu_v1.2 includes:
- the LOC130734213 gene encoding protein EXORDIUM-like encodes MASNVLIFTLFLTFSLLQLSSARRLTESETQLLKFQHHKGPLLTGQISVNLIWYGKFKPSQRAIIADFITSLSSSPKSTTSQPSVDTWWKTTEKYYHNKSPKLALSLGTQILDEKYSLGKSLTTNQIIKLASKGPQSNAINVVLTSANVVVEGFCSSRCGTHGSSSGARVNGKRSSKFAYIWVGNSETQCPGQCAWPFHQPIYGPQNKPLVAPNNDVALDGMVINVASLLAGTATNPFGNGYFQGPKEAPLEAASACTGVYGKGAYPGYAGNLLVDPTTGASYNANGVSGRKYLLPALIDPKTSACSTLV; translated from the coding sequence ATGGCCTCCAATGTTCTTATCTTCACTCTTTTCCTCACTTTCTCCTTACTTCAATTGAGCTCAGCCAGGAGACTCACTGAATCagaaacccaactactaaaatTCCAACACCACAAAGGCCCTCTCCTCACAGGCCAAATCTCAGTGAACCTCATCTGGTACGGAAAATTCAAACCATCCCAGCGTGCCATCATTGCAGATTTCATCACCTCCCTCTCCTCTTCCCCCAAATCCACAACATCACAACCCTCTGTTGACACGTGGTGGAAAACCACCGAGAAATACTACCACAACAAATCACCCAAGCTCGCACTCTCTCTAGGCACCCAAATCCTCGACGAGAAATACTCTCTGGGCAAATCACTCACCACAAACCAAATCATCAAGCTCGCATCAAAAGGTCCCCAGAGTAACGCCATCAATGTGGTTCTTACATCCGCTAATGTGGTAGTGGAAGGTTTCTGCTCTAGCAGGTGCGGGACACACGGCTCCTCTTCCGGCGCACGCGTGAACGGGAAGAGATCATCCAAGTTTGCATACATTTGGGTTGGTAACTCTGAGACTCAGTGCCCTGGTCAATGCGCGTGGCCGTTCCACCAACCCATTTACGGTCCACAGAACAAGCCTCTTGTTGCGCCCAACAACGATGTCGCTTTGGATGGAATGGTGATCAATGTGGCGAGTCTGTTAGCTGGGACCGCCACGAATCCTTTCGGGAATGGCTACTTTCAGGGACCTAAAGAGGCGCCTTTGGAGGCTGCGTCGGCTTGCACCGGCGTGTATGGGAAAGGAGCTTACCCTGGCTACGCCGGGAACCTCTTGGTGGACCCCACAACTGGTGCTAGTTACAATGCTAACGGCGTTAGTGGAAGGAAATATTTACTTCCAGCGCTCATTGACCCTAAAACCTCAGCTTGCTCCACCCTCGTTTAA